A genomic stretch from Hemibagrus wyckioides isolate EC202008001 linkage group LG18, SWU_Hwy_1.0, whole genome shotgun sequence includes:
- the LOC131368888 gene encoding zinc finger and BTB domain-containing protein 7C, translating to MAHSEEDLIGIPFPNHSSDVLCSLNEQRRDGFLCDVVLVVKDQEYRTHRSVLAACSQYFKKLFTVATGDGDPGHHGVYELDFVAPESLTAILEFAYTSTLTVTPSNVKEILGAARLLEIPCIINVCLEIMDTGGGGGTGGGEGEGEEEEDEEEDEEEEEDEEEEEMAEEAENDSKDGEIEERDEDNISERSLQADASENHENRKAGGERGADSPACSSQQKVHSERDLPNSQRCQSRTPEKPREQEGLEGRALKDFSIESLLQEGLYPKMPGLERGSGFTSLLPGFYPPIWATEFPGFPQLLDPQCPPHPYPSASLDNGPLDLAIKKEVIKEELKDELPSALLHREFLKDFVSPSIGAAPEPPLGQIKDEADLRNYLSFLSASHLGSLFPPWQLEEERKLKPKASQQCPICNKVIQGAGKLPRHMRTHTGEKPYMCTICEVRFTRQDKLKIHMRKHTGERPYMCLHCNSKFVHNYDLKNHLRIHTGVRPYQCEHCYKSFTRSDHLHRHIKRQSCRVSRPRRGRKPSSSWRSSSGFFYPPDAHPLQGDQTLHLPSLGAPVPAQLPERRQELDSGSSRENLTDRKLISEDVDRKRGVFAFALAREDVLPHPAFYPPNPDPWTVRLERVPPVPEAAN from the exons ATGGCACACAGTGAGGAGGACCTGATTGGGATCCCCTTCCCGAATCACAGCAGCGATGTCCTGTGCAGTCTGAATGAACAGCGTCGTGACGGTTTCCTCTGTGATGTTGTCCTGGTAGTGAAGGACCAGGAGTACCGAACACACCGCTCCGTGCTGGCTGCCTGCAGTCAGTACTTCAAAAAACTCTTCACCGTGGCCACGGGTGACGGCGACCCCGGCCATCACGGTGTTTACGAGCTGGACTTTGTAGCACCCGAGTCGCTGACGGCAATTTTGGAGTTCGCGTACACGTCGACACTGACTGTGACGCCGTCCAACGTGAAGGAGATCCTGGGTGCAGCACGCCTTTTGGAGATCCCGTGTATCATTAACGTATGTTTGGAGATCATGGACACCGGCGGAGGGGGTGGTACCGgtggtggagaaggagaaggagaagaagaggaggatgaggaagaagatgaggaagaggaggaggatgaggaagaagaggaaatgGCAGAAGAGGCAGAGAATGACTCGAAAGACGGTGAGATTGAAGAACGTGATGAGGACAACATCAGCGAAAGATCTCTCCAAGCAGATGCTTCTGAAAACCATGAGAATAGAAAGGCTGGTGGAGAACGAGGAGCAGACAGTCCTGCATGCAGCtcacaacagaaggtacattCAGAAAGAGACTTGCCAAACTCTCAGAGATGCCAATCACGTACCCCGGAAAAACCCAGAGAGCAAGAAGGACTGGAAGGCAGAGCGCTGAAAGACTTTTCCATCGAGTCCCTGCTGCAGGAAGGGCTGTACCCAAAGATGCCAGGACTGGAGAGAGGGTCAGGGTTCACCTCTCTCCTTCCTGGATTCTATCCTCCAATTTGGGCTACAGAGTTTCCAGGCTTCCCACAGCTCCTGGATCCCCAATGCCCGCCTCACCCATACCCATCTGCATCGTTGGACAACGGGCCCTTGGATCTGGCCATCAAGAAAGAAGTCATCAAAGAGGAACTAAAAGACGAGCTCCCCAGTGCTCTGCTCCATCGAGAATTCCTCAAAGACTTTGTAAGCCCAAGCATCGGTGCAGCTCCTGAACCCCCTCTGGGCCAGATTAAGGACGAAGCAGACCTGCGAAACTACTTGAGTTTCCTCTCAGCGTCCCACCTAGGGTCGCTGTTTCCACCATGGCAGCTAGAGGAAGAGCGTAAGCTGAAGCCCAAAGCATCGCAGCAGTGTCCCATCTGCAACAAGGTCATCCAGGGTGCAGGCAAACTACCTCGGCACATGAGGACGCACACAGGCGAGAAACCCTACATGTGTACCATCTGCGAGGTCCGCTTCACAAG GCAAGACAAGCTAAAGATCCACATGCGCAAGCACACGGGCGAGCGACCCTACATGTGCCTGCACTGCAACTCCAAATTTGTGCACAACTACGACCTGAAGAACCATCTGCGTATCCATACAGGCGTACGGCCCTACCAGTGCGAGCACTGCTACAAGAGCTTCACCCGCTCTGACCACCTGCACCGGCACATCAAGCGTCAGAGCTGCCGCGTGTCGCGTCCACGCCGGGGACGCAAACCCTCCTCTTCCTGGCGCTCCTCCTCCGGCTTTTTCTATCCTCCGGATGCCCACCCACTACAAGGAGACCAAACATTGCATCTGCCATCCCTCGGAGCGCCGGTGCCTGCTCAACTCCCTGAAAGACGGCAGGAATTAGACAGCGGCAGCAGCAGAGAGAATCTGACCGACAGGAAGCTTATCTCAGAGGATGTGGACAGGAAGAGGGGGGTGTTCGCTTTTGCCCTGGCAAGGGAGGACGTTCTACCGCACCCAGCCTTTTACCCCCCAAACCCTGATCCCTGGACCGTGAGACTGGAGCGAGTGCCACCCGTTCCTGAAGCCGCAAACTGA